The Hujiaoplasma nucleasis DNA window GAACTATGGTTAAAGGAGGGTAATTATGACGAATAAAATGAATTCTCCTTTATGGTTTATAACACCTTATGTCATGTTGTTTTTTACCTTTATTATTATTCCAGTTGTTATTGCTATATTGTTATCATTTACTTATTTTAATACCATTGAAACTCCTGAGATTATTGGATTAAGAAATTATATAGAATTGATTACTAGAGATGAAGTATTCATGCAATATGTATTACCTAATACTATTAAATTTGCCTTTATTGTGGGACCAGTTGGCTATATATTAAGTTTCTTACTTGCATGGATGTTAGCTCAAATCCCTCATAAAGCAAGAACTGTATTTGCAATTATCCTTTATAGTCCTTCAATGACAGCTGGGATTGCTATGGCTGTTGTATGGACTGTTATCTTTTCAGGTAACTCGACAGGTTATTTGAATGCATTATTAATGAATTGGGGTCTAGTTCAAGAACCTATTCAGT harbors:
- a CDS encoding carbohydrate ABC transporter permease; translation: MTNKMNSPLWFITPYVMLFFTFIIIPVVIAILLSFTYFNTIETPEIIGLRNYIELITRDEVFMQYVLPNTIKFAFIVGPVGYILSFLLAWMLAQIPHKARTVFAIILYSPSMTAGIAMAVVWTVIFSGNSTGYLNALLMNWGLVQEPIQFLQSPDYLMTIMMIVSLWGSMGVGFLAMLAGILNIDQSLYEAAYVDGMKNRWQEIFYITIPSMKPQMLFGAVMSVVGTFTVGAIGVQLSGANPTPQYAGQLMVNHIEDFGFIRYLMGYASAVSVVLLVMIYSISKVTFNLLGEKNR